Proteins from a single region of Electrophorus electricus isolate fEleEle1 chromosome 5, fEleEle1.pri, whole genome shotgun sequence:
- the LOC113576160 gene encoding protein shisa-2, translating to MQGIEFPMAVAVVLTLLTVIHVKASGEYCHGWQDPQGAWREGFQCPERFDSAEAIICCGKCELRYCCSSTEARLDQGTCDNDKQTQEPNTGNKDGKNTGAVPIYVPFLIVGSVFVAFVLLGSVVAVCCCHCLRPKQELASGGGSGSGSGSGRLLESIPMMSSTSTSRGSSSRQSSTATSSNSSAPPTVSRPAPAPVLRAQASCCLPPDASVYVNMPTNFSVLNCAQATQILPHQGQFLHPQYIGYAHPVSPAPAFLDPTQGAYRPLQSPFPPPTSVASVTSLTNEQKQPPVTV from the exons ATGCAAGGCATAGAATTCCCGATGGCCGTTGCTGTGGTTTTGACTCTTTTAACTGTTATTCACGTTAAGGCAAGCGGAGAGTATTGCCATGGTTGGCAAGATCCGCAAGGTGCCTGGCGAGAAGGTTTCCAGTGCCCGGAGCGCTTCGACAGTGCCGAGGCCATCATCTGTTGTGGAAAATGCGAGCTCCGCTACTGTTGCTCTAGCACAGAAGCCCGGCTGGACCAGGGGACCTGCGATAATGACAAGCAAACTCAAGAACCTAACACTGGAAACAAGGACGGCAAAAATACGGGAGCAg tgccCATCTATGTGCCTTTCCTGATCGTTGGCTCAGTCTTCGTGGCATTTGTGTTGCTAGGCTCAGTGGTCGCCGTGTGCTGCTGCCACTGTCTCCGCCCCAAACAGGAACTGGCCTCTGGGGGCGGgtcagggtctggctctggcaGTGGGCGTCTCCTGGAGTCCATCCCCATGATGTCCAGTACGAGCACCTCGCGCGGCTCCTCCTCCCGCCAGTCCAGCACAGCCACCTCCTCCAACTCCTCGGCCCCGCCCACCGTCTCGCGGCCAGCCCCCGCCCCCGTGCTGCGGGCGCAGGCCTCCTGCTGCCTTCCCCCTGATGCCAGCGTCTATGTCAACATGCCCACCAACTTCTCTGTGCTCAACTGTGCGCAGGCCACGCAGATCCTGCCTCACCAGGGGCAGTTCCTCCACCCGCAGTACATCGGCTATGCCCACCCCGTCTCCCCAGCACCAGCCTTCCTGGACCCCACGCAAGGGGCCTACAGGCCCTTGCAGTCCCCCTTCCCCCCACCCACCAGTGTCGCCAGTGTCACCAGCCTGACCAATGAGCAGAAGCAACCTCCTGTGACCGTGTGA